One Drechmeria coniospora strain ARSEF 6962 chromosome 01, whole genome shotgun sequence genomic region harbors:
- a CDS encoding pyruvate decarboxylase → MTDIRVQSLKQPVDVAEYLFRRLYELGVRSVHGVPGDYNLVALDYLPQCGLKWVGSVNELNAAYAADGYARINKMAALITTFGVGELSAINGVAGAYSEQIPVVHIVGCPSTISQRDGMLLHHTLGNGDFNVFANMSAGISCDVAKLNNPSEVAAQIDHALHQCWVRSRPVYIMLPTDTVQAKIEGSRLRTPLDLSECQNEPEREDYVVDVVLKYLVSAKRPVILVDACAIRHRVLDEVHGLVDKTNLPVFVTPMGKGAVNEQHPNYGGVYAGVGSYPPKVKELVESSDLILSIGALKSDFNTAGFSYRTSQLHTIDFHSDHCIARYSTYPGVRMKGVLRKVIDRVDASKLAAQPSPSAWKDVEVKADGSETITQAWLWPRIGEFLVENDIVVTETGTSNFGIWDTKFPKGVTALSQVLWGSIGWSVGACQGAALATRDAGRHRRTILFVGDGSFQLTAQEVSTMIRHGLTPIIFVLCNDGYTIERFIHGMEAEYNDIWKWNYKNVVDVFGGQETCRKITVKTKDELNRLLTDADFNRAACLQFVELHMPKQDAPRALVTTAQASANVNARTK, encoded by the exons ATGACAGACATCAGGGTCCAATCCCTCAAGCAGCCGGTTGACGTGGCCGAGTATCTCTTTCGCCGACTGTACGAACTCGGCGTTCGCTCCGTCCACGGCGTCCCCGGAGACTACAATCTCGTTGCTCTGGACTATCTGCCACAATGCGGGCTCAAGTGGGTTGGCAGCGTGAATGAGCTCAATGCCG CGTACGCGGCCGATGGCTATGCCCGCATCAACAAGATGGCGGCCCTCATCACCACGTTTGGCGTGGGTGAGCTGTCGGCCatcaacggcgtcgccggcgcctaTTCGGAGCAAATCCCCGTCGTGCACATTGTCGGGTGCCCGTCGACCATCTCCCAGCGTGACGGGATGCTTCTCCACCACACGCTCGGCAATGGCGACTTCAACGTCTTCGCCAACATGAGCGCCGGCATCTCGTGCGACGTTGCCAAGCTCAACAACCCGTCCGAGGTGGCGGCACAGATAGATCATGCTCTGCACCAGTGCTGGGTGCGCTCCCGGCCCGTCTACATCATGCTGCCCACCGACACGGTGCAGGCCAAGATTGAGGGCTCGCGGCTGAGGACGCCGCTGGACCTTTCCGAGTGCCAAAACGAGCCGGAGCGAGAGGACTACGTCGTGGACGTCGTTCTCAAGTACCTCGTCTCGGCCAAGCGtcccgtcatcctcgtcgacgcctgtGCCATTCGCCATCGCGTGCTGGACGAGGtgcacggcctcgtcgacaagaCGAACCTGCCCGTCTTCGTGACGCCGATGGGCAAGGGCGCCGTCAACGAGCAGCATCCCAACTACGGAGGTGTCTACGCCGGCGTGGGATCTTACCCACCAAAGGTCAAGGAACTCGTCGAGTCGTCGGACCTCATTCTCTCCATCGGTGCCCTCAAG AGCGACTTCAACACGGCGGGTTTTTCCTACAGAACATCTCAGCTCCACACCATCGACTTTCACAGCGACCATTGCATCGCTCGGTACTCGACCTACCCGGGTGTTCGCATGAAGGGCGTGCTGCGAAAGGTCATCGACAGGGTAGACGCCAGCAAGCTCGCCGCGCAGCCATCTCCTTCCGCCTGGAAGGACGTGGaggtcaaggccgacggctccgagACCATCACCCAGGCTTGGCTCTGGCCACGAATAGGCGAGTTTCTCGTCGAGAACGACATCGTCGTCACGGAGACGGGAACGTCCAACTTTGGCATATGGGACACGAAGTTCCCCAAAGGCGTCACGGCGCTCAGTCAGGTGCTCTGGGGGAGCATCGGGTGGTCCGTCGGCGCCTGCCAGGGTGCTGCCCTGGCGACGAGGGATGCGGGCCGCCATCGCAGGACCATCCTgttcgtcggcgacggttcATTCCAGCTCACGGCCCAGGAGGTCAGCACCATGATCCGTCACGGCCTGACGCCCATCAT ATTTGTCCTCTGCAACGACGGCTACACGATCGAGCGCTTCATCCACGGCATGGAGGCCGAATACAACGACATTTGGAAATGGAACTACAAgaatgtcgtcgacgtcttcgGCGGACAGGAGACGTGTCGCAAGATTACCGTCAAAACCAAGGATGAGCTGAACAGGCTGCTGACCGATGCCGACTTCAACCGAGCCGCGTGCCTCCAGTTTGTCGAGTTGCACATGCCGAAGCAGGATGCACCACGAGCATTGGtcacgacggcgcaggcgagTGCCAATGTCAACGCAAGAACGAAGTAG
- a CDS encoding RecF/RecN/SMC translates to MAPPKRTRRAESGHDREQQAMDPAGARSLSSKNAPSRKRARISLDGPARHASANHHADDTSSSDDDNEDELHPPASPPQTQYELMRDAGFVHLQHIEMDDWHATQKLKRRPTNLGDNMVAESGIIESVTCYNFMCHERLHVELGPLINFIVGENGSGKSAVLTALTLCLGGKASDTNRGGSLKSFVKEGREHGSLVVKIKNAGTDAYQPDIYGQSIIVERHFSKSGSSGFKIKTEHGRVISTKKQEVDEISEWYALQMGNPLTVLSQDNARQFLNSATPAQKYKYFVSGVQLEQLDNDYKISQDTLDKTLILRDDLDEKIGHVKKEMEEAQRLAETVQKNHSLREKARHYRNQLVWSQVVEQERELDRRTNDLSIRAERISQVETERDELSKALLEAQEKLERAKADREALSQAPFEEKIAAAEAAFQKAKKELTEIHREERDAHGRLKTIRTEIEASEAKIREEEQRLHESSGSARVEKEAELSEATEKEATVRAQITEKTEQIPLLNSKLEGSKQMLQKQRQLRDLKRTELLSAQQGVQELEQRAGSPYDGFHRDIVNLVKAVAKAEGFDHKPLGPLGAHIKLLKPEWSGILERTLGDALNAFVVRSKRDQSRLSSLMKQIGVQKQPPVYIAYGGAIDTRNQEPGEEFDTILRILEFDDEIIRSQLVINSQIEKVILVQERVEAERLMIDSGPPHNVMACLCFHDGKGKRGQGLRMTNRNGTIGTSPIVTGMLRPRMQSDSARQLVLQKENLKHLGLELREINGEERVAGQTVQRCQEELSDHTKQQAALMNQLRRTQADVERIQMELDAFEGVDSRLVALRAEVGAKKAEESQLGNQYGNMRLEKRELSTKSEEAKRKLDAERAEQHAFHAVISKADEKIQSRESMRRIAVSKKNDVHERLGIEMAERRRAEAKTKEKADEVEDFIRQAEAVAPGRVHIPEGEDYKSIEKKYERIGEQLAQREARLGATDQQIYDRANDARTKYDDVMQQTRDLDETIASLKRAIGHRLHLWRQFQRQISARIRIQFNYLLSERGFRGKIDLDHVSRKVIVHIEPDETKKSSTGRNTKTLSGGEKSFSSICMLLSVWEAIGSPIRCLDEFDVFMDNVNRAISTNMLVDAARRSVSRQYILITPNAIEGRAKIDKDVRIIRLTDPRQRTLV, encoded by the exons ATGGCACCACCAAAGCGAACCCGGCGTGCCGAAAGTGGCCATGACCGTGAACAGCAGGCTATGGACCCAGCGGGAGCTCGTTCCTTGAGTTCCAAAAATGCACCATCG AGGAAACGAGCACGGATATCGCTCGACGGACCGGCACGACATGCCTCGGCGAATCATCACGCCGACGACACATCGAGCTCGGATGACGACAACGAAGATGAGCTGCACCCTCCTGCCTCCCCGCCGCAGACCCAGTACGAGCTCATGAGAGACGCCGGTTTTGTCCACCTGCAGCACATCGAGATGGACGACTGGCACGCCACGCAGAAGCTGAAGCGGAGGCCGACCAACCTCGGCGACAACATGGTTGCCGAGAGCGGCATCATAGAGAGCGTTACCTGTTACAATTTCATGTGCCATGAGCGTCTTCATGTCGAGCTCGGTCCGCTCATTAATTTCATAGTCGGCGAGAATGGCAGCGGCAAGAGTGCCGTCTTGACCGCCCTGACTCTTTgtctcggcggcaaggccagTGACACAAATAGAGGCGGCAGTCTCAAGTCCTTTGTCAAGGAGGGCCGGGAAcacggcagcctcgtcgtcaaGATAAAAAACGCCGGTACCGATGCCTATCAACCCGACATTTACGGCCAGAGCATCATCGTCGAACGTCACTTCTCCAAGTCTGGCAGCAGCGGCTTCAAGATCAAGACCGAGCATGGTCGCGTCATTTCCACAAAGAAACAAGAGGTCGACGAGATATCGGAATGGTATGCCCTGCAGATGGGTAACCCTTTGACCGTTCTGTCGCAGGACAACGCCCGCCAATTCCTCAACTCGGCCACGCCGGCGcaaaagtacaagtatttcGTCTCTGGCGTCCAGCTGGAGCAGTTAGACAACGACTACAAGATCTCCCAAGACACTCTGGACAAAACTCTGATTCTTCGCGATGACCTGGACGAAAAGATCGGCCATGTCAAGAAGGAGATGGAAGAGGCCCAGCGGCTCGCCGAAACGGTGCAAAAGAACCACAGCCTCCGCGAGAAAGCGAGGCATTACCGGAACCAGTTGGTCTGGTCGCAAGTCGTCGAGCAGGAAAGGGAACTTGACCGTCGCACCAACGACTTGTCCATCCGAGCCGAGCGCATCTCGCAGGTCGAAACCGAGCGCGACGAGCTGAGCAAAGCCCTCCTCGAGGCCCAAGAAAAGCTGGAGCGGGCAAAGGCGGATCGAGAGGCGCTTAGTCAAGCGCCGTTTGAAGAGAagatcgccgccgccgaggcggcgttTCAAAAGGCAAAGAAGGAACTAACAGAGATCCACCGGGAAGAACGAGACGCGCACGGCCGTCTCAAGACAATACGAACGGAGATTGAAGCGTCCGAGGCGAAGATACGGGAAGAGGAACAGCGTCTTCACGAATCGAGTGGATCGGCGAGAGtcgagaaggaggccgagctgTCCGAAGCgacggagaaggaggcgaCTGTTCGAGCCCAGATTACCGAGAAGACTGAACAGATACCCTTGCTGAACTCGAAGCTGGAAGGGTCGAAGCAAATGTTGCAGAAGCAGAGGCAACTTCGAGACTTGAAACGGACAGAATTGTTGTCGGCCCAGCAAGGTGTTCAGGAGCTAGAGCAACGCGCCGGCTCCCCGTACGATGGTTTTCACCGCGACATTGTCAACCTAGTCAAAGCAGTGGCAAAAGCCGAAGGCTTCGATCACAAGCCTCTTGGGCCGCTTGGTGCCCACATCAAACTGCTCAAGCCCGAGTGGTCTGGCATCTTGGAGAGAACACTGGGCGACGCTTTGAACGCCTTTGTCGTGAGGAGCAAGCGAGACCAGTCGCGACTTTCCAGCCTCATGAAGCAGATTGGCGTCCAGAAGCAGCCTCCGGTCTACATCGCTTATGGCGGAGCGATCGACACGAGGAACCAGGAACCGGGAGAGGAGTTCGACACGATATTGCGCATCCTGGAATTTGACGATGAGATAATCCGGTCCCAACTCGTCATCAACAGCCAGATAGAGAAGGTGATCCTGGTCCAGGagcgcgtcgaggccgaacgGCTCATGATCGATAGCGGCCCGCCCCACAACGTCATGGCCTGCCTCTGCTTCCACGATGGCAAGGGGaaacgaggccaaggcctgCGAATGACGAACCGAAACGGGACCATTGGCACTAGTCCGATCGTGACCGGCATGCTTCGACCCCGAATGCAGTCGGACTCGGCCCGGCAGCTGGTGCTGCAAAAGGAGAACCTCAagcacctcggcctcgagctgagGGAGAtcaacggcgaggagcgaGTGGCGGGACAGACGGTCCAGAGGTGCCAGGAGGAACTGAGCGATCACACCAAGCAGCAAGCGGCGCTGATGAACCAGCTCCGGCGAACGCAGGCCGATGTTGAACGCATACAGATGGAGCTTGACGCCTTTGAAGGCGTCGACAGCCGCCTGGTCGCCCTTCGAGCCGAGGTGGGGGCCAAGAAAGCCGAGGAATCGCAGCTTGGCAACCAGTACGGCAACATGAGGCTGGAGAAGCGCGAGCTGAgtaccaagtcggaggaggccaagcggaagctcgacgccgagcgggcTGAACAGCACGCCTTTCATGCCGTGATCAGCAAAGCAGACGAGAAGATCCAAAGCCGGGAGTCGATGAGGCGCATCGCCGTGTCGAAAAAGAACGACGTCCACGAAAGGCTCGGCATCGAGATGGcggagcggcgacgagccgaAGCGAAGACCAAGGAGaaggcggacgaggtcgaggacttCATTCGCCAGGCCGAGGCAGTGGCTCCGGGCCGCGTTCACATCCCGGAAGGGGAAGATTACAAGAGCATCGAGAAGAAGTACGAGCGAATCGGGGAGCAGCTGGCTCAGCGGGAGGCCAGGCTCGGGGCGACCGATCAGCAGATCTACGACCGCGCGAACGACGCGAGAACGAAGTACGACGATGTGATGCAGCAAACGCGCGATCTCGACGAGACGATAGCATCGTTGAAGCGAGCAATCGGCCATCGGTTGCATCTCTGGCGACAGTTCCAACGACAGATCAGCGCTCGGATCCGGATTCAGTTCAACTACCTCCTGAGCGAGCGTGGTTTCCGAGGCAAAATCGACCTGGATCATGTGTCGAGGAAGGTCATCGTCCACATCGAACCGGACGAGACGAAGAAGAGCTCGACGGGGCGCAACACCAAGACGCTCTCCGGTGGCGAGAAGTCGTTTTCCTCCATCTGCATGTTGCTGTCGGTGTGGGAGGCCATCGGCTCGCCCATACGTTGCCTCGACGAGTTTGATGTTTTCATGGACAACGTGAACCGGGCGATCAGCACAAACATGCTG GTGGACGCCGCTCGGCGGTCGGTCTCGAGGCAGTACATTCTCATCACCCCCAATGCCATCGAGGGACGAGCCAAGATCGACAAGGACGTCAGGATTATTCG CCTCACGGACCCTCGTCAGCGGACGCTGGTGTGA
- a CDS encoding THUMP domain-containing protein: MDENSKKRKQGGDRGSGSGAKRSKGGSGGKWKTPHQKDKMASKTDMGKTLTVGDEGIWVTFARGMGTKAVREFKALCAEYGEQLYGFAQPRVDSSDVEGRESGDIEQAIRKELSMIKEKEKPTSMQPFTPISTAVECLFFMKTTKPVDPGSFARKICEDARDCPNPMQRKCKYINRLTPVFDTDKATEKGILRVARTVLSPWFTLTDASNAEPSEAAELVTDEPGPAYTYAIRHHVRNHAVFKSEEIIKMVAGLVDPRHKVNLGKPDKVILVEVFQLFCGISVVDSEEWEALKRYNVNALYTMSPEDKVGASEAQATEGTKSADANEE; encoded by the exons ATGGACGAGAATTCGAAGAAGAGAAAGCAAGGGGGTGACCGCGGTTCTGGCTCCGGAGCAAAGAGAAGCAAA GGCGGCAGTGGAGGCAAGTGGAAGACTCCGCATCAAAAGGACAAAATGGCTAGCAAAACGGACATGGGAAAGACGCTCACCGTCGGTGATGAAGGCATATGGGTCACCTTTGCGAGGGGCATGGGAACGAAGGCGGTGCGGGAATTCAAAGCGCTCTGCGCCGAG TACGGAGAGCAGCTATACGGCTTCGCCCAACCCCGCGTCGACAGCTCGGACGTCGAGGGCAGGGAAAGTGGTGATATTGAACAAGCCATCCGGAAAGAGCTCAGCATGatcaaggagaaggagaagccgACATCGATGCAGCCCTTCACGCCCATTTCGACCGCCGTCGAGTGCCTCTTCTTcatgaagacgacgaagccaGTGGACCCTGGCAGCTTCGCCCGCAAGATCTGCGAAGATGCCAGAGACTGTCCCAACCCGATGCAgcgcaagtgcaagtacatcaaCAGGCTGACGCCAGTCTTCGACACGGACAAAGCGACGGAGAAGGGAATCCTCCGAGTGGCACGAACGGTACTGTCGCCGTGGTTCACCCTGACGGATGCTTCGAACGCGGAGCCGAGCGAGGCTGCCGAGTTGGTGACGGACGAGCCGGGTCCAGCTTATACG TATGCGATTCGGCACCACGTTCGGAACCATGCAGTCTTCAAGTCGGAGGAGATCATCAAAATGGTTGCCGGCCTTGTCGATCCAAGACATAAAGTCAACCTAGGAAAGCCGGACAAGGTCATTCTCGTCGAAGTATTCCAG CTCTTCTGCGgcatctccgtcgtcgacagcgaGGAGTGGGAGGCTCTCAAGAGGTACAACGTAAATGCGCTATACACAATGTCGCCAGAGGACAAGGTCGGCGCGTCCGAAGCACAAGCGACAGAGGGGACAAAATCCGCCGATGCCAACGAGGAATAA
- a CDS encoding augmenter of liver regeneration has product MAEEIATHNANADDAVVAGPKKFPKGVVLGKDGKPCRSCTSFAAWAAQTREKAKQGGGGEGGGSVRAAVAEMTASATSTPPPDCPPDVEVLGRSAWTVLHSIAANYPEAPSRSQQSDLTGFVSLFSKLYPCWVCAEDFRAYLGREVPRVTSRDEFGKWLCGAHNDVNRKLGKPEFDCSRWEERWRTGWKDGRCD; this is encoded by the exons ATGGCGGAAGAGATTGCAACGCACAACGCaaacgccgacgatgcggtcGTCGCGGGTCCCAAGAAGTTCCCCAAGGGTGTTGTGCTCGGGAAAGACGGCAAGCC GTGCCGAAGCTGTACCTCCTTTGCCGCGTGGGCTGCGCAAACAAGGGAAAAGGCCAAGCAGGGCGGTGGCGGTGAGGGCGGCGGTAGCGTGAGGGCAGCTGTCGCCGAGATGACAGCCTCAGCAACGTCGACTCCGCCGCCTGACTGCCCGCCCGACGTCGAAGTGCTGGGACGCAGCGCCTGGACCGTCCTCcactccatcgccgccaacTATCCCGAAGCACCGTCTCGCTCGCAGCAGTCAGATCTTACAGGCTTCGTCAGTCTCTTCTCCAAGCTGTATCCATGCTGGGTATGCGCCGAGGATTTCCGGGCCTACTTGGGCCGCGAGGTGCCACGGGTGACAAGCCGCGACGAATTCGGCAAGTGGCTGTGCGGGGCACACAATGACGTGAATCGCAAGCTCGGGAAGCCCGAGTTTGACTGCTCGAGGTGGGAGGAGCGGTGGCGGACTGGGTGGAAAGACGGCAGATGCGACTGA
- a CDS encoding Lecithin:cholesterol/phospholipid:diacylglycerol acyltransferase codes for MEPGAATVAGGSHLPGGQAHGPTPRHWIAGTSLLPPFPLVPFPRSSALQWLLALNKVRNVATTRAVSPSAAVVVAPIRNPWLQAGSRQSRPTRRRKGWPDTSRQPSPALERRTGRAAGSTTSPSPVMTTTLRRRVPPPATVTAEDECSELEDCKAKRPKGRHHVHVVERVPKTRKRRNTFIFLLGSLFGLIAAGFFAKSNDLIDFPEFGDLTMDSLFDVLPAGLVRDMRDLVQGEREVTDSYDSFSVGLKARADGLGAHHAMIMVPGVISTGLESWGTANVSRQYFRKRLWGSWTMMRALVLDKEVWKRHIMLDKKTGLDPPAIKLRAAQGFDATDFFITGYWIWNKIFENLATIGYDPTNSFTAAYDWRLSYPNLEFRDRYFTRLKSYIETAVAVDGRKVVLASHSMGSQVVFYFFHWVQSDKGGGGGQDWVDRHVDSWINISGCLLGAVKGLTAVLSGEMRDTAQLNAFAIYGLEKFLKREERAEIFRAMPGISSMLPLGGNAVWGDLGWAPDDLADQSFSYGSLLNFKVGANWTTPSRNFTVEDSLSHLMNTTEDWYRNHVMGSYSHAVAHTAAEVERNEDDPRKWINPLESRLPRAPNLKIYCFYGVGKPTERAYYYRAPDPAASSGLNFTIDTGLTEGEVDRGVILGEGDGTVNLLSTGYMCNRGWHIKRYNPAGSKITVVEMPHEPERFNPRGGPNTADHVDILGRQNLNELVLRVAAGKGETISDYIVSNIREYAAKVKVYEEDEA; via the exons atggagcCAGGTGCTGCCACTG TCGCTGGTGGATCGCACCTACCTGGTGGACAAGCACATGGCCCGACTCCCAGACATTGGATTGCAGGCACcagcctcctcccccccttccctTTAGTCCCCTTTCCTCGCTCCTCTGCCCTCCAATGGCTTCTTGCTTTGAACAAGGTGCGCAACGTTGCCACGACACGCGCCGTGTCACCCTCggctgctgtcgtcgtcgcccccaTCCGCAATCCTTGGCTGCAGGCGGGATCTCGACAATCCCGTCCAACGCGCCGACGCAAAGGTTGGCCCGACACTTCACGGCAACCCTCGCCCGCTCTGGAGAGAAGGACGGGCCGAGCAGCAGGCTCGACGACATCTCCGTCTCCCgtcatgacgacgacgttgcgACGCCgcgtcccgccgccggcgacggtgacggccgaggatgaatgctccgagctcgaggactgCAAGGCCAAGCGGCCCAAGGGCCGCCACCAcgtccacgtcgtcgagcgcgtTCCCAAGACGCGCAAGCGCCGCAACACCTTCATCTTCCTTCTCGGCAGTCTCTTCggcctcatcgccgccggcttcttcgCCAAAAGCAACGATCTCATCGACTTTCCCGAGTTCGGCGACCTCACCATGGACAGCCTCTTCGACGTGCTCCCCGCCGGTCTCGTGAGGGACATGCGCGATCTCGTCCAGGGCGAGCGCGAGGTGACGGACTCGTACGACTCCTTCTCCGTCGGCCTCAAGgctcgcgccgacggcctcggcgcccacCACGCCATGATCATGGTGCCCGGCGTCATCTCCACCGGCCTCGAATCCTGGGGTACCGCCAACGTGTCGAGGCAGTACTTCCGGAAGCGTCTCTGGGGAAGCTGGACGATGATGAgagccctcgtcctcgacaaggagGTCTGGAAGAGGCACATCATGCTCGACAAGAAGACGGGCCTCGACCCGCCGGCGATCAAGCTTCGCGCGGCCCAGGGGTTCGACGCCACCGACTTCTTCATCACGGGCTACTGGATCTGGAACAAGATCTTCGAGAACCTGGCGACCATCGGCTACGACCCCACCAACTCCTTCACGGCCGCCTACGACTGGCGCCTGTCCTACCCCAATCTCGAGTTCAGGGACCGGTACTTCACGCGGCTAAAGTCGTAcatcgagacggccgtcgccgtcgacggcagaaAGGTCGTCCTGGCCTCCCACAGCATGGGCAGCCAGGTCGTCTTCTACTTCTTCCACTGGGTGCAGTCCGATaagggaggcggcggcggccaggatTGGGTCGATCGCCACGTCGACTCGTGGATCAACATCAGCGGCTgcctgctcggcgccgtcaaggGCCTGACGGCCGTCCTGTCGGGCGAGATGCGCGACACGGCTCAGCTCAACGCCTTCGCCATATACGGGCTGGAAAAGTTCCTCAAGCGCGAGGAGCGGGCCGAGATCTTCCGCGCCATGCCCGGCATCTCGTCGATGCTCCCGCTCGGAGGCAACGCCGTCTGGGGCGACCTCGGCTGGGCGCCCGACGACCTGGCCGACCAGTCCTTCTCGTACGGCTCGCTCCTCAACTTCAAGGTCGGCGCCAactggacgacgccgagcaggaACTTTACCGTCGAGGACTCGCTGTCGCACCTCATGAACACGACCGAGGACTGGTACCGGAACCACGTCATGGGAAGCTACTcccacgccgtcgcccatacggccgccgaggtggaGCGGAACGAGGACGACCCGAGGAAGTGGATCAACCCGCTCGAGTCGAGACTTCCCAGGGCGCCGAACCTGAAGATCTACTGCTTCTACGGCGTCGGGAAGCCGACGGAACGGGCCTACTACTACCGGGCGCCCGacccggccgcgtcgtcgggctTGAACTTCACCATCGACACGGGCCtcaccgagggcgaggtcgatCGCGGCGTCATCTTGGGCGAGGGGGACGGGACGGTCAACCTGCTGAGCACGGGCTACATGTGCAACCGCGGCTGGCACATCAAGCGATACAACCCGGCGGGATCCAAgatcaccgtcgtcgagatgccGCACGAGCCGGAGAGGTTCAACCCGAGAGGCGGGCCCAACACGGCCGACCACGTGGACATTCTCGGCCGCCAGAACCTCAACGAGCTCGTGTtgcgcgtcgccgccggcaagggCGAGACCATCTCGGACTACATCGTGAGCAACATCCGCGAGTATGCTGCCAAGGTGAAGGTGtacgaggaggacgaagcTTAA